TCATAACTACATAATTAATCGTAGATGATAGTTGCtttaggaataaaaagctttaagGAGTATACTAGAATAATAAGTCTGGTCTTCAAGAGATTAAATGATTACTAAAACCAATAAAACCAGTAAAACCAAAAAGCCTAATTATGGTATTTTTATAAAAAGTAATCTGAGGTGGTCCTTTATTTGATTTTCGCTCTTTCAGTTCAATCCTGTAAAACCCATTGATAAAGGCGACCCAAAGTACATCAGCAACCCCAGCCTGAAAGACAAAGTGCACTGTCTGGTGAGTGTTCTACCAGCTGACAGAATCTCCCTCATCAGTCACAACGTTATTAAGAAAATGAGAGCTGTTCGGGAAAAAGCACGTGACTTGGGTGAGTTTTTCACATAATTATCCTGTCAGGGTTAtgtttcccatcagccactgcacttCACTGGATCACATCGCATAACTGTTTGCACCTGTATCACATTTTTACTTAATGAGCATAAGCATTTAAGTCACGTCTTGCACCTGACTCACTGCCTAGCTTTTGTCTTTCGTTGTCGATTGTTATCACGTTATGCTCTCTAGTCAAAGTATGTCACATTGCCTTGAAACCATAGTTCATGTTGCATTCTCTGTGTCCttcctttattttcactgaaatattGTTCTGCATTCGCATCCGCCTCCTCTGCAAATCCCTGACATATACACAGAAATCTGGTCATATCCACCACTACTGCTATGTGCTATTACAGTAGTCAGGTTTTTCCTAAGCGGTGTCATCTTAAAGATAAAAGCTACATTCTACTGTATTTAAGATAGacaaactgtttgtgtttgtggtgattCATCAGGGATTCCTCAAGTGGTCGTCATGTCGATGGTGGATAAAGCATGCCCTCTGGTTAAGGAGAACCTGCGTAAGATCTACaccagcaaaaaaattaaagagaaggtgagaacaacagcaacagccatctcttcctccttttatttcCTGCCTGTAGGTCTCCCATCTACTCCATGATATTTTCCAGCACCAGAGAACTTTTTAACATGTATATGcttttttatattaacattttgtaaatgCTGATAAAACCGTGACTCCTAACCTAACCTCAGTTCCTCAAATACAATAAGTCATGTTGTATCTGTTTATCTTAGATGGAGGAGTGCAGTCATAAACTGGGAGTCCCGATGAACTGCATCTTTCCTGTGCTGAACTACCATGAGCAGGTTACCAACGACACGGACATGGATCTTCTGATTCTCATGGCGATGACTGACATCATTAGATTCGCCAGTCACTATGTTGAAGACCAGGTTTACAATGTCAATGACTATGTTGAAAACCAGGTTTACAGAGAATAAGTTCCTGACGTGTCACGTTCAGTCTCCAACAGAGAAGCAACGTGGAACTGGCTAGTTTCAGGAATTCACAATATGAACaaagtattaaaagtatttagaaactattaaaacatgtttaatcttttcactttatttagaTGCAATTATTAAACTGCATTAGAGTATATTTATCTGTGCATGTGATAGATAAAAGATGTTGGAACATCTCATTCATTCTTTGTTTAGTGAAGATCACTTTAAGcacttcagtttttttaattataaaaatacttACAATAAAAGTATGAATAAAAAAGACGGATGTAACTGATGAGAGACAGTAATCTGGAGTAATCTTCACTACTGTCACTATGAGCTTTATAtatcttgggttttttttgtaaacattttaaatttcagtgtaaaaatgagttttttctttcattctgatGAGCATGATAAGATGAATAAACAGCAGCAAatacacttgtgtgtgtttttatgtctaGAGAAATTAGTTGAGAAAACAATTCAACTGTATTTGGTGAGATATTGGTTTTATTATGTATTCATTCAGTAAGTAATTACATTCATGTTTCACTACTGTTTGTTATCATTTCAGCTGTATTTAGATAGTAGCTGGTTAGTGTAATGTACTTATGTTGAAGTGGGACATAGCTCTCTCTCCTTATCTATAAATTTCTGATGCAGAGTCTGCTGTCATGAAAACACTTCAAAATTCTACTGAGAGTTTAAAGaaagtttgttttctgttgCATTCATGTGAGTCTTGTGTCATGAATCCCTggcagtattttttatttactgcttAGTTTGTGTAGTAAATGCAGCAGCCTGCACTCTCTGAACAGATCACagtcaccaacacacactctcacacaaacccacacactcacCGCAGCGGAGACGTTACTGCAGCTAACACtgaaaacaccacaaacacagagctggTGATTACAAAGAgccgtgtgtgtgattacaggaatATTGCGTTATAATAACTGCACAATGCAGTATAGTGATTTTCAGTTATGGTCATTAGATAATGTagataatatgtaaggaataaatcagtTCAGGTTGtgtagttataggaaaattatcagcAGAGATTATAAGAAACTAAGAAAGAGGGCAACTTAAATACACACAAGGAAATGAGACAACACAGGTGACAgcaataacactaataacagaCAGAGGGAACACAACACGAGGGAAAAATGAGGACTCTAGTGGCCAGAACACAGAATAGCAAGTCCAAATTCCTGACATTGTTGCATTTGGATATTTGAATATTCTTTTGGATTTaccttcatatatatatatatatatatatatatatatatatatatatatatatatatatacactatatggccaaacgttagTGGACACCTGTGAcaacattcatacagcatgtgcttgttgaacatcccgttccagatttagtcccaatttgctgttatcctccactcctctgggaaggctttccactacattttggagcgtggctgtggggatttgcccattgacCCACGAcagctttagtgaggtcaggtactggtGCTGGGCATgtaggcctggggtgcagtcaccattccagttcatcccaaaggtgttcagtggggatgaggtcagggctctgtgcaggacactcgagttcttccactccaaccttggcatagattcatgccttcatttgtcttcatgtgataatgacagtgtgcacaggagcattgtcatgctggaacaggtttgtgccccttagttgcagtgaagggaaactgtaatgttacagtcTACAAAGACATTtaatacaattgtgtgcttccaaacttgtggcaccagtttggggaaaaaccacatatgggtatgatggtcaggtttccgcaaacgtttggccatatagtgtatatatatactgtatatatatgattttcATGAAACAAAATTTTCTGCAGGTGTTGCTATAGTCAGTCAATAAGAAACCtaaggaaagaaggaaatatTCTCTGTGTGCCAACTAgctttgatattgatattgatctAGACTATTGCTCTTTTGTATTTGCCTGCTTTATGTCTGTTTGCTCATCGCCTGTTTCATGTGTTTGATTATCACCTTGCTCTCATGTTTTAATACTTAACTAATGCCttcataatgatgaattaataccTGCACTAATCCTTATCACAGGAAATAATGAAGCATACACATAAACAGCCTCTgagtcatatactgtataaacagacATTAACAGTGGAAacagtattagtattaatatcTTGTTAATTAATATCTTCGTCTGCTGTCAAAAATCAAACCTTTTCTAAATCATAAAACCTTAGAGATGGTTGTTCACGCTTTTACTACCTCACGCTTGGACTGCAATTCACTATACTACGGTAGTTCAAAGACTCAAATTGCTCGCCTTCAACTAGTGCAAAATGCTGCTGCCAGATTCCTTCATAATTGCCGTAAAAGCGCTCACATTACTCCAATTCTGAGGACCCTCCACTGGCTGCCTAGCAAATTCAGAatcgattttaaaattcttttatttgtatataaattattacatgATCAAGCCTCCACTTACTTATCTGAATTGTTGCACCTATATACTCCTTTCAGAAGTTTAAGATCTAGCGATCAGAGTCTTCTTTTAGTCCCACACTCCAGACTCAAACGCAGAGGGGATCGAGCTTTTTCAGTGGTTGGGCCGCGGCTGTGGAATAACCTGCCTTTAGAGATTAGATTAGCCCCTTCTCTCACCACTTTTAAGTCTCTCCTAAAAACGTATCTGTTTTCCTTGGCTTATAAATAATCTTCTATTATGGTATTTGcctattattttgtcttcaaaaTGTATATACTCTGCTCCCCTTGTCTTACTAATATATTTTCTTAGTCACTGTATTATTGGGGCTAGACCCTGTCTTAATTGTGTTTAGTGGTGCtgatttctcttttattttattctttttctgaaCCTCTGTACAGCACTTGGGTCAGTCGTGTGGCTGTTTTtatatgtgctatataaataaactgaacttgaacttgaacttgattcTGTTTATAGTGACTGAGAATTACTGCAGTGCTGGGAAAGTGAAAGTGGAAGGAAATATCTGAGTCACACCCAGTTCCAGTTTTATATCAGTGACGCAGACTcacacagccggagcagcagCACACAGGTTCAGCTCTACAGCCAGAGCAGAGGAGAAGGTAAGAAAGACTTCATTCTAAAGCACTGATCATTAAGTTTTTCTCATTACATTGTTATTACATAAATGAGAGAGCTTGCTATATATTCCAATTAGAAAAAATCAGCATGTTTAGATGAATGCCATAGCTCACCATGTTGAAGAAGCAAAAGAAATAGTTTCATCCTTTTTGCAATGTATTTACAAATTGATAAAATAATTCCACGTTAACAAATCAAAAGCTGGTCAGAGGAtatgaaagaggtcagaggcaGTTAAAGGCAAAATGATGGACAAACaaaatctttttgtttgtccatCATTTGCCACAATCCAGAATCTAAGAGCTAATAAAACGGGTAAATAGAGAGATAAGGAGTCATACACAAAAGGCAAATACTAAACAACAGCTCAGCACTGACACTAAAGCCTGACTGTGACAGCTGAGGAAGTGTCCTCTAGTGGTGTTTCACTGAACTGTTCCTGATGGATGTAACCAGCAGTTTCACTGATCAGCTGCAGATTCAGTTTCACTGTACAAGTGATACGgtgaaaattaaatatagacGTGAGTCCCTGTATGTATTAATAACCAAGTAATTTAATTCAGTGACACATTTGTACACAGAACTAAAGcaacaacacatctgaggtgCAGTTCAGAGGCCAGTGTCATGGATCAGGTAAGAAAATGGACTACTAACTGACTTGACGCAATCACAGTTCATAATTCAAACCAGTAAAGTAAAgctttgttattattgttttattgttttattgtattttgctgttgtattaatgttgttattgttattattacaatGTTCTCtatttaaacagttaaatttATGCGTAGTTTATACTGATATTGCAGCTTGATCAGTTGTTTCGTGCTTTCTTCAATTTGAATCAATATGAACAACCAACCCCAAAACCAGATCCTGGTAAGTTACTGCAGAAATATGATATTTAAGGAAAGTcatagaaataaacacttgatTGTAGTGTCAAAGACAATCTCGTGTAATGTtggaattcatttttttaaaatcgcAGAATTCGATCGTCAATGGCGGCCAGTGGCGTGGAGGTAATATCAATGATTGcaaaaagacacaaagacaaGATCATTGTGTGCTTAAAGCTGTAATTAGTAGATCATGGAAAATATGTTAATCTCTTGGTTCTTACTTCTTAAATAGTGAAGATAACAAACATCTGATGTTGAGGAAACTGAAGGATTTCCAGCCAGGCACTGCAGAAGTCCATGAGCTGAAGATTCTGCTTCACGGCCCAATCGGAGCAGGAAAGTCGAGTTTAATCAACTCCATCAACACCGTCCTCCAAGGATACAACACCGCCGGTGCACTGGCAGATTCATCAGCTGGTCAAAGTCAGAGCTTCACTTTAAAGGTAATAactaaacaattaaatatttacttcaAGCCTAGCTCATGTTTTCCTGAACGTCAGTGAATGTTGAATAAGACCAAAACTTATTCAGTTATAGAGGATATACAGTttggtctggaagtatttggacaatgacagagtttttgtgattttgcctttatacaccaccacaatgaatttgaaataaaacaatcaagatttgatcgaagtgtagactttcagctttattttaaaaggttccacaaaaatatggcatttaccatttaggaattacagccattttaagcaaagtacctccattttcaggggatCAAAGgcatttggacaaagtgacataattgtaaatataaccataattttaatacttggatgaaaatcctttgcagtcagtgactgcctgaagtctggagcccatgttctaaAAACTCacattctgagtttcctccctggagatgcttcaCCAGGCCTTCACTGACACCttcaccttcagttgctgcttgtttgtgggtctttatGCCTTCAGtcttatcttcagtaagtgaaaagcagctctattgggttgagatcaggcgactgacttggccattgaagaatattccatttctttgccttcaaaaagtcttgagttgctttcgcagtatgtttagcatcattatccacctgcactgtgaagcggcgtcctatcagttttatagcatttggctgaatgtgagcagagagtacagccctatacacctcagaattcatcctgctacttctgtcagcagtcacatcatcagtaaacaccagtgagcccgttccattggcagccatacatgcccatgccataacactgcctccaccatgtttgacacatgatgtggtacactttggatcatgagctgttcctttctttcaccatatttttctcttcccatcattctggtacaagttaatcttggtttcatcagtccaaagaatcttattccagaacatgggaggcttttttagatgttttctggcaaagtctaatctggctttcctgttcttgaatgttcccagtggtttgcaccttgttgtaaaccctctgtatttacattcatgaaggcgtctcttgattgtagattttgacaatgatacgcctaccttctccagagtgttcttCACTTCTGTTGATAttatgaaggggtttttcttcaccaaggaaaggtttctcgatcatccactttagttgtcttccatggtcttccaggcctttcgatgttgttgagctcaccagtgctttctttctttttaagaatgtacccaactgttgatttggccacacctaagg
This Pangasianodon hypophthalmus isolate fPanHyp1 chromosome 26, fPanHyp1.pri, whole genome shotgun sequence DNA region includes the following protein-coding sequences:
- the LOC128317568 gene encoding interferon-induced protein 44-like, which encodes MDQLDQLFRPFFNLNQYEQPTPKPDPEFDRQWWPVAWSEGNKHLMLRKLKDFQPGTAEVHELKILLHGPIGAGKSSLINSINTVLQGYNAAGALADSSAGQSQSFTLKLKFHKLKKAGPGTFYPFVFADIMGLEPEESNGVQTEDMIQILQGRIKDGYTFNPVKPIDKGDPKYISNPSLKDKVHCLVSVLPADRISLISHNVIKKMRAVREKARDLGIPQVVVMSMVDKACPLVKENLRKIYTSKKIKEKMEECSHKLGVPMNCIFPVLNYHEQVTNDTDMDLLILMAMTDIIRFASHYVEDQVYNVNDYVENQVYRE